A section of the Phaseolus vulgaris cultivar G19833 chromosome 8, P. vulgaris v2.0, whole genome shotgun sequence genome encodes:
- the LOC137824924 gene encoding uncharacterized protein, which yields MHSTDKGIWEAIENGHFIPQVKKDDVFVGKPPSEWTKADSKKAKFNWIAKNIITSALSCDEFFRVSQCTSAKEMWDILEVTHEGFNDVKRARKHDLIQEYELFRMHKGETIFDEQKRFSHIVNHLMSLGKNFDKEELNIMILKCLERSWQPKIGCPRDNKGIALKAAIQKRQQDSNDSDNDTMSFLSRKFSKFLKKNKGQSSKRYSSKKLNDFNLNKYTYYGCSEQGHIKAEWPNNESKEKADFKEERRGKTKKAYIAWDDNEISSSISSEDEEANLCLKASA from the exons ATGCATTCCAcggataaaggaatttgggaagcaattgaaaatggtcattTTATTCCTCAAGTTAAAAAAGATGATGTCTTTGTTGGTAAGCCTCCATCTGAATGGACTAAGGCTGATAGCAAGAAAGCAAAGTTTAATTGGATtgctaaaaatattataacctctgctttgagttgtgatgagtttttcagggtatcaCAATGCACTTCAGcaaaagagatgtgggacatcctTGAGGTCACACATGAGGGATTTAATGATGTAAAGAGGGCAAGAAAGCATgatctcatccaagagtatgagttATTCAGAATGCATAAAGGGGAGACAATCTTTGATGAGCAGAAACGGTTTTCCCATATTGTGAACCACTTAATGAGCCTTGGAAAGAACTTTGACAAAGAGGAGTTGAACATAATGATCTTGAAGTGTCTTGAAAGGTCTTGGCAGCCAAAG ATTGGTTGTCCAAGAGACAACAAGGGTATTGCACTTAAAGCTGCCATCCAGAAAAGGCAACAAGACTCCAATGATAGTGATAATGACACAATGAGCTTTTTGTCAAGGAAGTTTAgcaaatttttgaaaaagaataAAGGCCAATCTTCAAAGAGGTACAGTTCTAAGAAGCTAAATGACTTTAATCTTAACAAATATACTTATTATGGCTGTAGTGAACAGGGACACATCAAAGCTGAATGGCCCAACAATGAGAGCAAGGAAAAGGCTGATttcaaagaagaaaggagaggAAAAACCAAGAAGGCATACATAGCCTGGGATGATAATGAGATATCCTCCTCCATCTCTTCAGAAGATGAAGAAGCAAATTTATGCTTAAAAGCATCAGCATAA